agtattctaataatttccgaatcatgtgtgtctctcccataggtttcttaatagtggaatccgcaaggtgcaagtttagagagcaatcatcaaaatcacggaaacctagcaaatcgcacaaagttttgggaatagtggaaacactagcacccaaatcacataaaccatagaactcatgatccttaattttaattttaatagtaggttcccactcatcatagagttttctagggatagaaactttcaactcaagcttttcttcataagattgcatcaaggcatcaacgatatgtttggtaaaagctttattttgactataagcatgaggaggatttagcacggattgcaacaaggaaatacaatctatcaaagagcaattatcataattaaattccttgaaatccaaaatagtgggtttattaacatctaatgttttgatttcttcaatcccactttcatcaaatttagcttcaagatctaaaaactccgaatttttgaaacgccttctaggtaaaggtggatcatattcagtcccatcattatcaagattcatattgcaaaacaaagatttaataggggacacatcaataacttttagatcttcatctttattttcaaagttctccggtttagcggccatcttattaactaaggtagccTGCTTATCCGATATCTCCGCTGTTAACTTCTCTAGATGAGCAATTTGGGATCTTAAACCATCAAAttatcgagctctttattcatataactcattaaacttttttgttccttaagctcgtttctgaagaaattattatgctcaaattgcaaaaccataaaactcctgacgttgctttcgatctcttctagccttttaaggtgaagatcaccaaatccaggtagagccatcgtgacaaacacacgagcaaacgagaagcaagcgaaaaagaggcgaacgaaaaagagagggcgaataaaacgacaagggtgaagtggggagaggaaaacaagaggcaaatggcaaataatgtaatgcgggagataagggtttgtgatgggtacttggtatgttgacttttgcctagatctccccggcaacggcgccagaaatccttcttgctacctcttgagcactgcgttggttttcccttaaagaggaaagggtgatgcagcaaagtagcataagtatttcccttagtttttgagaaccaaggtatcaatccagtaggagggctacgcacgagtccctcgcacctacacaaaacaaataaatcctcgcaaccaacgtgataaggggttgtcaatccctacacggtcacttacgagagtgagatctgatagatatgataggataatatttttggtatttttatgataaagatgcaaagtaaaataaaagcaaagtcaaaagcaaaggaaataactaagtgttggaagattaatatgatggaaaatagacccggggggcataggtttcactagtggcttctctcaagagcataagtattttacggtgggtgaacaaattactgttgagcaattgacagaattgagcatatttatgagaatatctaggtatgatcatgtatataggcatcacgtccaagacaagtagaccgactcctgtctgcatctactactattactccacacatcgatcgctatccagcatgcatctagagtatttagttcacaagaacaaagtaacgccttaagcaagatgacatgatgtagagggataaattcatgcaatatgataaaaaacccatcttgttatcctcgatggcaacaatacaatacgtgccttgctgcccctactgtcactgggaaaggacaccgcaagattgaacccaaagctaagcacttctcccattgcaagaaagatcaatctagtaggccaaaccaaactgataattcgaagagacttgcaaagataaccaatcatacataaaggaattcagaagattcaaatattgttcatagataaacttgatcataaacccacaattcatcggtctcaacaaacacaccgcaaaagaagattacatcgaatagatctccatgagagagggggagaacattgtattgagatccaaaaagagagaagaagccatctagctaataactatggacccgaaggtctgaggtaaactactcacacatcatcggagaggctatggtgttgatgtagaagcccttcgtgatcaatgccccctccggcggagctccggaataggccccaagatgggatctagtgggtacagaaggttgcggcggtggaattaggtttttggctccgtatctgattgtttgggggtacgtaggtatatataggaggaaggagtacgtcggtggagcaacagggggcccacaagggtggagggcgcgcctgggggggggggggtaggcgcgccccctacctcgtggcctcctcctttatttcttgacgtaggctccaagtctcctggatcatgttcgttatGAAAATcgcgttcccaaaggtttcattccgtttggactccgtttgatattctttttccgcgaaactctgaaataggcaaaaaacagcaattctgggttgggcctccggttaataggttagtcccaaaaataatataaaagtgaataataaagcccagtaatgtccaaaacagaagataatatagcatggagcaatcaaaaattatagatacgttggagacgtatcatcggggtcttcgattgacgctgcttggaaggcgcgctcgagggagcacaccacatctctttcttcgcaggggactgtgatgatcctgccgctccctggcatcttgaggacgttgtagccatggtgcgtcaccgccatgaacttggccagggctggatacccgaggatggcattgtacgacagacggatgtgtgcgacgtcgaagtcgatgagtttggtgcggtagttgttgcgttctccgaaggtgacagggaggcggacctgccctatcgatgtggtggaaccgtcggtcactcccgagaaaggcttggtaggctgaagctgctcgtagggcacttgaaggttgtcgaacgtgtcgacggataaGACGTTGAGTCCCGCACCACCGTCGacgagggtcttggtgacttgtacgttgctgatgatgggcgaacaaagcatcgggagaacgccagcagtggccgcacacttaagctgatctgccgaactgaaagtgatggcgcacttggaccacctgagcgggcatgtggcctcgagcttggggaggactgcgttcacctcgcgagcaaactgcttgaagattcgctgtgaggctggggcttgagctccgcccaggaTACAGGCGATAGCACGCAGCTCCTgtaagcccccagccccctcgtcttgatggtggtcgtcgttccttcttggtggtggcggcagtggaggaaGCCCAACATTGCCATgaggacggtcctcgcgaggctgatcccttcaggcgccctcgcgaggctgatcctgccagcggtcctcacgaggtcggtcgcgccactcctggcgtgggcccCGGTTGTCCCAACGTCCttcgccacgtcctcctcctcggccgtagccccggtcgttgcgctcggggcgtcgaccgaagcgtccatcgcgaatggccctgagctcctgacaatcgttggtgttatggctgtgcacgttgtggaagacgcagaatggtcggctgctcttggatgactcggactggtccctgccgcgctttgagtccggctctgccgcgagcacagctgctcccttgcgcttcacgtccttggccttggctttcttctcctccaggtcggcagctaggagctcgagaagggaaaggcgccctccctcagcccttgcgcacttggtcgccaggttgaacagctccaaggATGTGCACatctcctcgtggatggcgagctcctccttcatcttgacgtcgcggacgccaccggagaacgccgagatgatggcctcgtccgtcaccttggggatcgtgagacgaacgttgttgaagcgctggatgtacttctggagggtctctcctggttgttgcttgacgcggcgcagatcacccgcggccggggggcggtcgcgagtgcccttgaagttggcgacgaagcggtcgcgcatctcgtcccaggaggagatcgagcctggaggcaggttcaggagccacgaacgagcgtcgtctttgagcgccatggggaaccagttcgccatgattttttcgtcaccgttggccgcctccatgctcagctcgtagagctacaggaattccgcggggtcgggggtgccgtcgtagcgcggaggcaggtctggcttgaacttgcccggccaggcgatgctacgcagctcgggggtgaaggcacgACAACCGgtcgtggtcaccggggcccgtcttggaagtggagcttggtcttggcgcccgCGCGCCGCCACGGCAAGCGGTGAGGGGCCCTGCCGCAGCAAGTGATCCTGACGGGGCGGTGCGGGAAGcggtggagcgttctcttgcgggcgagggacttcttggcagcttccttcttcgcgcaCGGGCGGCGGACGCGGTGGGTCGCGTCGCGGAGttgcgcgccttggcgccagggcgccgtcttggtgcagaggtgatGGAGGTGCTTCGTGAGCTACGTTGCCTGTAGCTGGTGGtggacgaggcagcgagagggatgacgcaagggagccccctgcggcgctgacaagctcggcaaTGCGGTCGAgtcagtcctcgtagaggtcgtcgatggggcggtagcaCAGGAGTTCACGTGCCATGCACAGCGTGGTCTGCGCGTCCAccggagcgcgacgagcgtgggacgacgaaccagccggggtcagcgatggagtggcggtgcggccgtcccgccacaccgaggggtgcagcgaggaggCTTGCTTCTCGTTCCTCGCCGGTCCGGTGGAGGCGTTGGCCGCAGGCGACGGAGAATggcgaggtggcccgccgacgggagccgtctgggcgacgcgggtggcgagggcagccctgcgctcagcgcgggctcggCAGGCGTCCGCCATCGATGCGACGAAGCGACGGGACGCGGATCAACGGAAGGaaaactccggcgcacccctacctggcgcgccaaatgtcggatcttgggttccggcaaaacccttaaggttcgaactctggggtgcgcgcaaagATCTCCCCCTCGCAGATCACGCCCTCTCACGCTTCGCGATTCCTaagctagctcgacgaactcacaacacaagggacaaaagatttatactggttcgggccaccgttgtggtgtaataccctactccagtgtgtggtggtggactGCCTCTTGgactgaggatgaacagtacaaggggaagaacagcctcctgaggagaggtgttcttgtgcttgatgaacttgtgtgggtgaggatgatctgaatcagttctactgtggtggctagtcctatttatagaggccctggtcctcttcccaaatattgagcgggaagggattccacaacggccaatttgaaaggggacaactagtacaacttatcctgacaaaagtagtcttcgcctgccaaaggttctggtggtgacgccgtcttgggctccacgatgacctccgttttgccgtcctgctggtcttggtctcgttgcaccgataggaaaacctttgcttgatgcctcggtactcctcgcctgcgtttgccctcttagcaccaaagaggaaacaaggacactgcacgcgctggcgcccgcctggtctcgatcgtcatggctcacgtcacgagaaccttgcgaggtttgccttgccttgatctcttcgccccttgcgagccagcctggtgaggccgctcccgaggaggtcttgtgtcgtccgcctcgcgagggtcttgaaagcttgttggtgaagatgggccgtacggacCCGCTCGCAgggccacgccgtgggccgcaggcaggcaagtctggggacacCCGTTTCCAGAACGCCGACGGCATCCTCCACGACAAAGACCATGAGGTTATATCTAGCTACGACCAGTACAAATATATGGTTGTTATGATCGAGGACAACGGTTAGTCGCCCGAGTCGTCACGTATTCATGATATTTATAGGACGAGCTTGAAGAAACCAATGTTGCTaattattactccctccgttccggaATATAAGGTGTATTAATTTTCGTGCAAGTCAACTATTTAATTGTTTGACCAAGATTATAGAATAAAATAACAACATCTACAGTACATAATAATATAAATTTTATATTATGGATATTGGTATAATTTTCTAAAACTTGGTCAAACATGCACTCGTTCAACTTTTGAAAAAACAAATACACTTCATATaaagaaatggagggagtattacacAATGACTACTAAGTAACATACTACTCATCAGTCATTGTTGTCGTCATGGGATCTATGAACAACCGGCCTCTGAGCGGGACGACCGGGTGGAATCCATAAATGTTCCACTCATGCATCATGGTTGGATTGTCGTGACCAGGCAGCCCAACAGTCGGGTCAATACGGAAGCTGACAACACCATGGCACATGTGTGTCTACTGACTGGATAGTGGTGGAATTTTTTCAAATAGTTTGCTTAGCTTCTGGGTTATAATTGGTCTCTGCGCCAATTGGCACAACGGGTCATCTAGTACATATAGAGATTCATGTTTATGTCGTGTTTCATTCGTTAGTTCAGATATTCAGGGGTTGAGCCATGCACTCTCAGCGCAAAAATGAACCTCGCTTAATTTTTGGGTTTTTGTCGTTGTATGCACAATTTAACTGAATGAACTACCATTTTAGTGGAATGCAGGGAGACACATCGATTTTTTCAGCATGCTAAGTTCATCCCACAAACTTGCAAAAACTATAGCTTCGTCATGTTGAAATTGTCTCGGTTTGAATGCGAGGTTAGGCTAGGTGAATTTGCATGTGTGGTTCACTGAGTTATTTCTTGCGAAACGAGGGCCAAAGAAGAGAATTGCCCAATTAACAAACAAAAAATGGCATAGACCGCCACAAATCGTTAAACTACACACACAACTTTCTTCACACACAATACAGATAAGAGGCCTCATCGAGGTAGCGCATTGATGTCATCATCATCACTTCTCCCTTGAGCAAGCAACACCATCCAATCTCCAACGCAAATCTGACTTCGCCGCAGACGACAGCCGACTCAACCCATGCCATAGAGGATGTGCAAAGTCACATGAAGGTCCATGCCAAGCTCTCAATCAAGCGCGACAGGTCATCGCCGCTCCGATTCTGACGTAAAGGTACCAAGGGGGACTATGCAAGGTTGGCGGCACTGAAGATCAACGAACATGCCACCTGTTACCCATCACCGTCACCACCGGGTCTATGCGTTGCAGCTCCGACTTCACAACAATAAACAACCAGGGCAAATCCCGAGAACATGTCGGAGAAGAACTATCACAACTATTGCCTCGACCCCGACATCACTCACCATGTCATCATCGCCATAAAATCCTTGACGCCAACACCGTTATCTTTCATCGACCTCGTTAAATGATGCCCAATTCCAAAAACACCCCCTAAGGGAGAAACGATGCCATGGTGCCTCCAATGCCCGATCACacggatctagggtttcccctaaaGCTGCAAAGGTAGTGGCTAGAAGTATCTCCTCGGCGATGCCAACAAGAAGGAAACGACACTCAAAAGCGTCGTCATCGTCGTCTCTGGTAACGACCGGAGACAAAACTTTCGCCTAAATCCACCTTCCAAGCCGCACACACCACACACTCGCAAGCCCACTAATGAACCACCGCAGCCAATTCCGGGCGGATCTAGCTCTCCCTCACTAACTCCTTGCCAGGTCATTGCCCAGTTAGCCTTCACGAGCCCGCCCCTGCTGTCGCTTGCTAGTTGCACGCCGACGCAAAAACCGCTCGCCCCAAACGACATCCATGGGCTTGTCAAGGATGTCTAGGAGCTATGCGGTAGCAAGACGAGTCTGCTTGTGCGAAGAATTTGGAAGAGGATCATCGGGTGAGATGAATTTGTCCGATGAAGTCATCATCTTGAGATCCTTCTCGTGGGGATAAATTAACTTCTCCTCATTGTCATGGTATCACTGGGGGTGGCGAAAATTCATTCGTCTTGGCCTTGTTTTCAAACGAGTTGAATCAAAGTGAACATGCAGACAAAAATAGCATGATaaaatttcatttttttgagTTCGCGAACTAAAATAAGCACGCGGGACAAATTTTTATGTCATTACTGATGAATTTCACCAGATATTACATTTTTTTTGCGAGTACATAATGAATGGATGATTTCTTTTTTGAGATTAATGAATGGATGAATTGGTGGTGTAAAAAGACATGCTAAAATCTCCCCAAAGCCCCCCCAAGACCAGCCGCCGTGTcgtcgccgccgacgacccaATCCCCTCCCCCAAACTCCCCCGCCGTCCCGCCccgccgcgtcgccgccgccgccacctccgtCCCGCCCTCCCTCCTCGGGGCATCGCGCGGCGCGCTCCTGCGGTTCCCACCCCGTCCGCGGTCTCTGGCCGCCGAGTCTCGAGGTACGAGCTAGGTCGTCTCCGTCCGGCGATCCTCCTGCTCAATTCCCTTCCCGGATGTGCGCAGTCTAGGTCCCCATGCTCCTGTGGCGCCGCAAATGCGTCGCCGAGTGCCGCAGGCACGCCCGGGCCCCTCCCGCGGGGCAGCCATCCCCatcccatcgccgccgccgccgcctctccgtGCTCGCCGCCTGGGCGCACCACCTGGACGACGACGCCACCTCGAGCGGTGAGGAGAGGCCCAGCTGTGCTCCCCCCGGCGAGGTTTTCCGGAGAAGGGACTGCGCTCCCGGTGAGATTACCAGGAGAAGGAGCTTCGCTCCGAGCCTGGGCTCCGCCGGCGTCGTCAGGACTCTTCAGCGCCTGGAGAGGAAGCCTGCCATCGCGTTTGCCTACTTCAAGGACACCGAGAGCATCGGCTTTCGCCATGACCTCGCTACCTACACGGAGATCATCCGCGTTCTGTCACATAAGGGCCAGGGGAGAATGCTGTTTTCTTTGTTCCGTGAGATCCTCTTGCAGgctgatggcggcggcggcggccctgAGATCGTGCCGCTCATGGATCAGCTCAGAAGGACGTGCACTACTTCGTATGCTCTCTTGTTTGCGACTAATTCCTTGATCACGACATGCACCTCTTGTTGCAGTGCACCGGACACAATAGGGCTGTTTGGTGACCTCTTTAGGCTTGGAATTGTCCCGTCAGTTTTGACTTGCAACATACTTCTCAAATTTGCAGCTGAGAGCGGTGACTCGGAGATTGTTGTATCAGCTTATGATCAAATTAAGCTCTTTGGATTGACTTTGGATGCTCACTCGTTAGGCCTTATCACCTGGTCTCTCTTTCGAGAAAAGAAGGCAGACAAAGCATTCCAAGTGTGGGCTGAGATGATTGAAATGGGGGTGAAACCAGATATAAATGCATACTCATCATTTATAGCCGGTCTGTGTGATTGCGGAAAGATTGATTTGGCTTATGCTATTCTGCAAGAGATCAGCAGGGAGGGGGTTCAAGTTGAGCCCATCGCTTATAACATGGTAATGGATGGGCTCTCCAAGGAAATGAGACTGCAGGAGGTTGAAATGCTCTTGGAGGACAAGACGAGACAAGGCTTCACCCCAGATATATATGGTTATAGCTATCTCATTCGGAGTTACGGCAAAGCGGGCAACTTACTCAAGGTGTTGGATCATTATCAAGCCATGGTATCCCATGGTTTCGAAACAAATTGCCACATTGCAAGTTATCTTCTACAATGCTTTACGAAGTTAGGCATGACATCTGAGGTTACAGAGCATTTCCAGAAACTGCGAGATTCGGGACTCAACGTAGATGGGGTTCTGTATAACATTGCCATTTATGCTTACTGCAAGCTTGGTAACATGGATGAGGCGGTTAAGCTACTGAGAGAAATGAAGGCTGAGGGTCTGACACCTGACAGAATTCACTATACATGCGTGATCAAGGGTTATTGTTTGAAGGGAGATGTACCAAATGCACGTCAAGCATTTGAAGTGATGCTGAAGGCAAATGTAAAGCCAGATGTAGTTACATATAACATATTGGCCAGTGGATTCTGCAAGAATGGTCTTGTTACGGAGGTGTTTCACCTTCTAGACCATATGGCGGATCAAGGGTTAGAGCCTAATTCACTCACTTATGGTATAATAATTGATGGGTTTTGCAGAAGTGACAACCTTAGTGAAGCTGAGGTGTTATTTAATATAGTAGAAGAGAAAGGAATCGATCACATTGAAGTATTGTACAGTTCAATGGTTTGTGGCTATTTGCATTCAGGCTGGACTGATCATGCTTACATGCTTTTTCTTAGGGTTGCTAAGCAAGGAAAATTTGTGGATCATTTCTCATGTTCAAAGTTGATGAATGACCTTTGTAGGGATGGAAATGCCCAGGGAGCTTCAACAGTTTGCAGCATGATGTTAGAAAATAATGTTATTCCTGATGTAATTTCATATAGCAAACTCATATCAGCCTATTGTCAGACAGGAGATATGCACAATGCTTGCTTATGGTTTCATGATATGGTTCAGCGAGGACTTTCTGTTGATGTTATTGTATACACTGTACTAATGAATGGTTACTGCAAGGTTGGCCAGATGGAAGAAGCTTGCAAATTGTTTGATCAGATGATAAACTTAGGTATTAAGCCTGATGTAATTGCATATACCGTGCTACTGGATGGTCACCTAAAAGAGTACCTGCAGCGGTGCTGGCAGGGCGTTAGTAAGGAGAGAAGGATCTATCTTCTTAGAGCAAAGCAGAACATGTTGCTCAGCTCTATGAAAAAAATGGAAATTGAACCTGATGTACCCTTTTACACCGTATTGATAGATGGGCAGTGCAAAGCCGATTTTTTGGAGGAAGCCCGGGGACGATTTGATGAATTGTTGCAGAAAGGGCTCACTCCTGATCAATATGTATACACAGCTCTTATAAGTGGATATTGCAGCCAGGGAGAAATAGAGAAGGCACAAGATCTTTTTGAAGAAATGGTAGACAGGGGAATAAAACCAGATGTACTGACCTTTTCTGTATTAAATCAGAAAACCTTGAGGGAAAGGCAGTATCAGTGACATGTATGATTTCGCTGCAGTTATATCCATTGAAATCACGTCAGCAAGGTAATATTTTATAAGTCACAAATTTGCTCGAAGCCTGGATCTAAGATTTTTTATATTGCTTCCACTTGAATATGTGATGAGAATATGATTATGATATCCATTCATGTGCTTAGTGCTTAATGTTTTGATGTGTAATGCTCTTAACATGCATTATG
This sequence is a window from Aegilops tauschii subsp. strangulata cultivar AL8/78 chromosome 7, Aet v6.0, whole genome shotgun sequence. Protein-coding genes within it:
- the LOC109749396 gene encoding uncharacterized protein: MVPPMPDHTDLGFPLKLQRRRSFAPSLGSAGVVRTLQRLERKPAIAFAYFKDTESIGFRHDLATYTEIIRVLSHKGQGRMLFSLFREILLQADGGGGGPEIVPLMDQLRRTCTTSYALLFATNSLITTCTSCCSAPDTIGLFGDLFRLGIVPSVLTCNILLKFAAESGDSEIVVSAYDQIKLFGLTLDAHSLGLITWSLFREKKADKAFQVWAEMIEMGVKPDINAYSSFIAGLCDCGKIDLAYAILQEISREGVQVEPIAYNMVMDGLSKEMRLQEVEMLLEDKTRQGFTPDIYGYSYLIRSYGKAGNLLKVLDHYQAMVSHGFETNCHIASYLLQCFTKLGMTSEVTEHFQKLRDSGLNVDGVLYNIAIYAYCKLGNMDEAVKLLREMKAEGLTPDRIHYTCVIKGYCLKGDVPNARQAFEVMLKANVKPDVVTYNILASGFCKNGLVTEVFHLLDHMADQGLEPNSLTYGIIIDGFCRSDNLSEAEVLFNIVEEKGIDHIEVLYSSMVCGYLHSGWTDHAYMLFLRVAKQGKFVDHFSCSKLMNDLCRDGNAQGASTVCSMMLENNVIPDVISYSKLISAYCQTGDMHNACLWFHDMVQRGLSVDVIVYTVLMNGYCKVGQMEEACKLFDQMINLGIKPDVIAYTVLLDGHLKEYLQRCWQGVSKERRIYLLRAKQNMLLSSMKKMEIEPDVPFYTVLIDGQCKADFLEEARGRFDELLQKGLTPDQYVYTALISGYCSQGEIEKAQDLFEEMQAVELVDAPEVMDAADQKHSLWRLQKSEAPEVLVQRRTTVWLQNYKRQIGHNVAKFKFALHTPTSVLGLAIGPYISCRGKDATGEEVIKPYTPTTLDSDIGYFEFVIKVTYHKLVPTSLHVSYR